The Eubacteriaceae bacterium Marseille-Q4139 genome has a window encoding:
- a CDS encoding SpoVG family protein, with the protein MPDLDIRITSMYPPGATGGIRAYASATIDGCFGVRGIKVVEGGKDGLFVAMPSRKTQDGYKDICFPVTAEFRSQLYSAVLDTYHQTLAMAQAAPTPQAAPAQPEPAQAGPQMSGM; encoded by the coding sequence ATGCCCGATTTAGACATTCGCATCACATCCATGTATCCACCCGGAGCAACCGGTGGGATCAGAGCCTACGCATCCGCAACCATCGACGGATGCTTTGGCGTCCGGGGAATCAAAGTTGTCGAGGGAGGTAAAGACGGCCTGTTCGTGGCCATGCCAAGCCGCAAGACGCAGGATGGCTATAAGGATATCTGTTTTCCTGTGACGGCGGAATTCAGAAGCCAGTTATACAGTGCTGTTTTGGACACCTACCATCAGACCCTTGCCATGGCGCAGGCGGCACCAACACCCCAGGCAGCGCCCGCACAGCCGGAACCGGCGCAGGCCGGACCGCAGATGTCCGGGATGTAA